A stretch of Pseudomonas taetrolens DNA encodes these proteins:
- a CDS encoding PA1414 family protein encodes MKDKLQTWLHDVGVALGLIEPPLQPVPIPVEDPRRHPQRRR; translated from the coding sequence ATGAAAGACAAATTGCAAACCTGGCTCCATGACGTTGGCGTTGCGCTTGGCTTGATCGAGCCGCCACTGCAACCTGTGCCGATTCCTGTCGAGGATCCGCGTCGTCATCCGCAAC